The sequence below is a genomic window from Gavia stellata isolate bGavSte3 chromosome 11, bGavSte3.hap2, whole genome shotgun sequence.
CCCGGGACCCGGCAAAACCAGGCGCTTTGGGGTTGAAGTGCAGCAGTTCTTTCTTTAGAACGCCATAAACTGTGCAGACACAGTGTCCAGCTGCAAGTACTTCTGAAGATAGTTCACTCCTGGGTATCTTCAGCATCTGTagccctttttctccctcctgtttTTATAGAACATGTACAGAAGtagaaaagcaaacccaaaccTACAAAAACCCAGAACAAACCCCtagttttttctccttttcaggatTCAGGACTAAAGAAATTTAAGACAGTGGGTCAGCAATTTTTACCTGAGCTGAGCGCCCTACGATTTAACTGTTCCCAACTGTCTCTAAACCCATATTCATTTGAACATACTGTTaaaggacaatttttttttactaggcCAATGTAGGAACATAAAAAATGACAATGCTCTTTTGAAGCAGGTGACAGatctgctccccccccccccccttttatCTGAATCAAATGCAGGGGCATGTGCTGGttggaaaattttattttcctctgcatAAtgtcacacccccccccccttttttttttaaaaagtagcaaATTTTATGTTGTTAGCAAGTAATGTGGTAGTAAGTGCGAGTTCTGTTCAAAAGTATAATGGCACTTAATGTCAGGTAAACTACTGGAGTACACTACTACTCAGTCAACTTTGGAGATTTTAACAGAAGCCTTCTGTGAAGCCAGCCTTACTGGGAAAACACCGTTAGGAAAGATTTGGTTCCTTTGTATTGTGTAGACAGGCTTGGAATAGCAACGGTGTTATTAGTACCTTAACAACCTGCAGTAGAAGCAGTTTCCTGCTTGTGAGAAACCAAAAATCAAAGAGAGTATGTCTGAGAACATGTTTGGATGACAGGAAAGCGCACGCAATTTCCTGATTTCTTCTATAATCTGCACATGACTAGATGCTACCAAAACCTGCAATCTCAAATGGTCCTCACTTAGTGAGTATACACATAAatagtaaagaagaaaaaaaatagaaggtaGAACctttaaaactttatttgaaaacaatCAAACAAGTGAACAGGGTtctgcaaatcttttttttttttttttttaaataggtttttCCAGACTTCAGTTTTCTAAATACTCATCTCCTTCTTCAGCCTCTGCTTCTACTGAGTCTACGCCGACTTCTTCATAATCTTTCTCAAGGGCAGCCAGATCTTCCCGGGCTTCAGAAAATTCTCCTTCCTCCATTCCTTCCCCAACATACCAATGCACAAAGGCACGCTTAGCATACATGAGATCAAATTTGTGGTCGAGGCGAGCCCATGCTTCAGCAATAGCGGTTGTATTACTCAGCATACACACAGCCCGCTGCACCTTTGCGAGGTCGCCGCCTGGCACCACAGTCGGAGGCTGGTAGTTAATGCCCACCttcaacaaaacaaatgaaaactttcCTTATGAGTGCTAGGGCTTAAAGACTTACTTCTGTTCACAATTAAAAATCACCATGGTTACCAACAAATAAAATAGCTTACAGTTATTTTGCACTTCATCAAAATATTTAACGGGGACAGGACAACATTGTAGAATGACTGTTACCTCTGAATACTATACCATTCCTAATAATTCAAACATCAAGTACTTAAAAAGCTACATAAGTACCTTGAATCCAGTTGGGCACCAATCCACAAATTGAATGGTACGTTTGGTCTTGATAGTAGCAATAGCTGCATTGACGTCTTTGGGAACAACATCGCCTCGATACAACATGCAGCAGGCCATGTATTTGCCATGGCGCGGGTCACATTTTACCATCTGGTTGGCTGGTTCAAAACAAGCATTGGTGATTTCAGCCACAGATAACTGCTCATGATACGCTTTTTCAGCGGAGATGACAGGGGCATATGTGACCAGGGGGAAATGGATTCGTGGATATGGAACAAGGTTAGTTTGAAATTCTGTAAGATCTACATTGAGGGCACCATCAAAACGCAGTGAAG
It includes:
- the LOC104252323 gene encoding tubulin alpha-3 chain; this encodes MPSDKTVGGGDDSFNTFFSETGAGKHVPRAVFVDLEPTVVDEVRTGTYRQLFHPEQLITGKEDAANNYARGHYTIGKEIVDLVLDRIRKLADLCTGLQGFLIFHSFGGGTGSGFASLLMERLSVDYGKKSKLEFAIYPAPQVSTAVVEPYNSILTTHTTLEHSDCAFMVDNEAIYDICRRNLDIERPTYTNLNRLIGQIVSSITASLRFDGALNVDLTEFQTNLVPYPRIHFPLVTYAPVISAEKAYHEQLSVAEITNACFEPANQMVKCDPRHGKYMACCMLYRGDVVPKDVNAAIATIKTKRTIQFVDWCPTGFKVGINYQPPTVVPGGDLAKVQRAVCMLSNTTAIAEAWARLDHKFDLMYAKRAFVHWYVGEGMEEGEFSEAREDLAALEKDYEEVGVDSVEAEAEEGDEYLEN